Proteins from one Actinomycetota bacterium genomic window:
- a CDS encoding response regulator, whose amino-acid sequence MKVLAIADAPWVRNEIAAAVSSSDLELIEESDPRSAVAACARSAPDIVIVDLQVGSMGGMAITRSLRSAILSGEIEDTTIVLLLDREADTFLAGRSGADAWLVKPFTTQHLRALLAPVAAGE is encoded by the coding sequence ATGAAAGTGCTGGCCATCGCCGACGCTCCATGGGTTCGAAATGAGATTGCTGCAGCGGTAAGCAGTTCCGATCTCGAACTGATCGAGGAATCCGATCCTCGGTCGGCGGTCGCCGCCTGCGCGAGATCCGCTCCCGACATCGTCATCGTTGACCTTCAAGTGGGCAGCATGGGCGGCATGGCAATAACGAGGTCACTGCGAAGTGCCATCCTCTCCGGAGAAATCGAAGACACGACCATAGTGCTGCTGCTGGACAGAGAGGCCGACACGTTCCTGGCCGGCCGGTCGGGCGCGGACGCCTGGCTGGTCAAACCGTTCACCACCCAACACCTGAGGGCACTCCTCGCCCCGGTTGCGGCAGGGGAGTGA
- a CDS encoding WhiB family transcriptional regulator, with product MLAPSRDVWQPRALCCGNHSHLFFPPSAFERKDERERREARARAICKVCPVREECLRAALDIKEPYGIWGGLTEGERREFVLRSV from the coding sequence GTGCTCGCACCTTCTCGTGATGTTTGGCAGCCCCGCGCGCTGTGCTGTGGCAACCATTCGCATTTGTTCTTTCCGCCGAGTGCCTTCGAACGCAAGGATGAACGAGAACGTCGAGAAGCACGAGCGAGAGCGATCTGCAAGGTCTGTCCCGTGAGAGAAGAGTGTCTGCGTGCGGCATTGGACATCAAGGAGCCGTACGGGATATGGGGAGGCCTCACCGAGGGTGAGCGCCGCGAGTTCGTGCTCCGTTCGGTCTGA